A window of uncultured Draconibacterium sp. contains these coding sequences:
- a CDS encoding ABC transporter permease, which translates to MSKETRINSFELMAIHFKNELKAIFTDSGAVLILVGALIIYPLLYSFGYFNEVLTDLPVGVVDLDQSPISRKYTGMLDASPDVSVICKPQHLKEAEDLFMANEIIGVLLIPKGFQEDVLSGKQANVAVYADGSYMLKYKTFYLATATVNAYFSGGINVKRYMAEGKSFQQAQIANSPFDVQTHVLYNPSGAYGSFIMPGLIIIILQQTLLIGIGILGGTFSESKVSPFVLSAKKRVKEIVPLLLGRVGAYVLISMFNICLAVVVIHHWFNYPDKGNMLDVMMLLFPFVLAVIFLGIGLSTLFKHRESAIVFMMFLSPIALFLSGISWPVSAIPEWLVGLSKILPGTTAVPAYLRIRTMGIGLEDVKSELLFLYAQAAVYAALTLAYFFVRIYFDKQKSRSSVKKVI; encoded by the coding sequence ATGTCAAAAGAAACAAGAATAAATAGCTTTGAATTAATGGCCATTCATTTTAAAAATGAGTTGAAAGCCATTTTTACCGATAGTGGTGCTGTGCTCATTCTGGTTGGTGCTTTAATCATCTATCCTTTACTTTATTCGTTTGGTTATTTTAACGAAGTTTTAACCGATTTACCTGTTGGAGTGGTCGATCTGGATCAAAGCCCGATCAGTAGAAAATATACCGGAATGCTTGATGCTTCGCCCGATGTAAGTGTTATTTGCAAACCACAGCATTTAAAAGAAGCAGAAGACTTGTTTATGGCGAACGAGATAATTGGAGTACTGCTTATCCCAAAAGGATTTCAGGAAGATGTATTGTCAGGGAAACAGGCCAATGTGGCGGTTTATGCCGATGGAAGTTATATGCTGAAATACAAAACATTTTACCTGGCTACTGCCACCGTCAACGCTTATTTTAGTGGCGGAATAAATGTAAAACGTTACATGGCCGAAGGTAAATCTTTTCAACAGGCACAAATTGCCAATAGCCCTTTTGATGTGCAAACCCATGTTTTATATAATCCATCGGGTGCATATGGCAGCTTTATTATGCCCGGCTTAATTATTATCATACTTCAGCAAACATTACTAATTGGAATTGGAATTTTAGGAGGTACTTTCTCCGAATCAAAAGTTTCTCCTTTTGTGCTTTCCGCAAAAAAACGTGTAAAAGAAATTGTTCCCTTATTGTTAGGACGTGTTGGAGCTTATGTTTTAATTTCGATGTTTAATATTTGTTTGGCAGTTGTGGTTATACACCACTGGTTTAATTATCCCGACAAAGGAAATATGCTTGATGTAATGATGTTGCTATTTCCATTTGTGTTGGCTGTAATTTTTCTGGGAATTGGCTTGTCAACCCTGTTTAAACACCGCGAGTCGGCCATAGTTTTTATGATGTTTCTTTCGCCAATCGCACTCTTTTTAAGCGGAATATCGTGGCCAGTTTCGGCAATTCCCGAGTGGTTGGTTGGCCTTTCGAAAATTCTTCCCGGAACCACAGCGGTGCCTGCGTATTTACGAATACGAACCATGGGAATTGGTTTGGAAGATGTAAAATCGGAGTTGTTGTTTTTGTATGCACAAGCTGCTGTTTACGCCGCTTTAACTCTGGCTTACTTTTTTGTTCGTATTTATTTCGACAAACAGAAGTCTCGTTCGTCTGTTAAAAAAGTGATTTGA
- a CDS encoding ABC transporter permease, translating into MISGMKQHPIFAVMLREAERIKHNPAYRFLLFGGPLVGIMLLFFIFHQGVAKKLPVAVVDQDNSALSIKVSNALNASSDVAIVEIVEDMFQAEELLKQSVVDAIVLLPKGLEKNVFQGIQAPVPVYINGTNVTVAGVVQRSVVTTLGTLSGGVQLKKLMLAGKNQEQAMARVVPVDIQKHILFNPYSNYGYFLNSAMLYFTLFLFAFMSSVYTFGNELKRGTGLNLLETGNNSVRLAIAGKLFPYSLIFSGFAMVIAFLLYKVEGMPLKGSFTILFAGQFITIVAYQMLGLMFVALTKNMRLSLSVGSAYIMMGITFSGLTFPMEGMPRLVRIITSVFPFTWWEKLFISQSLRGAPVQEALPYLCYILIFMLLGVASFKMYKRTLGDSKYWGKS; encoded by the coding sequence ATGATTTCCGGAATGAAGCAACATCCCATTTTCGCGGTAATGTTACGCGAAGCCGAACGGATAAAACACAATCCTGCTTATCGTTTTCTTTTGTTTGGCGGTCCGCTGGTGGGAATAATGTTGCTGTTTTTTATTTTTCATCAGGGAGTAGCTAAAAAGTTGCCGGTTGCGGTGGTCGATCAGGATAATTCAGCGCTTTCCATAAAAGTAAGTAACGCTTTAAATGCATCTTCCGATGTAGCAATTGTGGAAATTGTTGAGGATATGTTTCAGGCCGAAGAGCTTTTGAAACAGTCGGTTGTTGATGCCATTGTTTTGTTGCCAAAAGGTTTGGAGAAAAATGTTTTTCAGGGAATACAAGCGCCCGTTCCGGTATACATTAACGGCACAAACGTAACCGTAGCAGGGGTGGTTCAGCGCTCTGTTGTTACAACTCTGGGTACATTGTCGGGAGGAGTGCAGCTTAAAAAATTAATGTTGGCCGGTAAAAATCAGGAACAGGCTATGGCAAGGGTTGTTCCGGTAGATATTCAAAAGCACATTCTGTTTAATCCGTATTCCAACTACGGCTATTTTCTGAATTCAGCAATGCTCTATTTTACATTGTTTTTATTTGCATTTATGAGCTCGGTTTACACATTTGGAAACGAGTTAAAGCGCGGTACAGGTTTAAACTTGCTCGAAACCGGGAACAACAGTGTACGTTTGGCCATTGCAGGCAAACTATTTCCGTACTCCCTTATTTTTTCGGGTTTTGCCATGGTAATTGCATTTTTGTTGTACAAGGTTGAAGGGATGCCGTTAAAGGGAAGTTTTACGATTCTTTTTGCCGGGCAGTTTATTACCATTGTTGCCTATCAGATGTTGGGACTAATGTTTGTTGCTCTTACAAAAAATATGCGTTTATCGCTTTCGGTGGGAAGTGCATACATTATGATGGGTATTACTTTTTCCGGATTAACTTTTCCGATGGAAGGGATGCCGCGTTTGGTACGAATAATTACCTCTGTTTTTCCATTTACCTGGTGGGAAAAGCTCTTTATTTCGCAGTCGTTGAGGGGGGCACCTGTACAGGAAGCTCTGCCATACCTCTGTTACATTTTAATTTTTATGTTGCTTGGTGTTGCATCGTTTAAAATGTATAAACGTACACTCGGCGATTCAAAATACTGGGGAAAATCTTAA
- a CDS encoding efflux RND transporter periplasmic adaptor subunit, producing the protein MNKKTLSSILVLIAIVAFIVYTFIVVMKPQLVILQGEVEAKQFSIASKVPGRIQEIAVTKGQKVKTGDFIFSIDSPEIDAKLAEAHAARSAASAQSRKAQNGAQEEDIVAAYSVYVKAEAAAQFGEKTFARIQNLFNEGVVPEQQRDEAETKMKAARESANAAKAVWQKAEKGAREEDKAAAAALVKRADAAIEQVEAYLAETTINAIADGEVSGINVEHGELVPTGFPVVTVLDLDNIWVTLFVREDFLNYFTMGSTFEAKLPGLENKTFEFKVSYISPTGSFARWNATKTSGEFDLKSFEIEARPVKKIEGLRPGMSVVVTLPEKQ; encoded by the coding sequence ATGAATAAGAAAACATTAAGCTCAATACTTGTATTAATTGCCATAGTTGCATTTATTGTTTACACATTTATTGTTGTAATGAAACCGCAGCTTGTAATTCTGCAGGGAGAAGTGGAAGCCAAACAATTCAGCATTGCTTCAAAAGTTCCCGGGCGAATTCAGGAAATTGCAGTAACCAAAGGACAAAAAGTAAAAACAGGCGATTTTATTTTTTCCATCGACAGTCCTGAAATAGATGCAAAACTGGCCGAGGCTCATGCAGCACGTTCGGCAGCCAGTGCACAAAGCAGGAAAGCCCAGAACGGCGCCCAGGAAGAGGATATTGTTGCAGCTTATAGTGTTTATGTAAAAGCCGAAGCCGCCGCCCAGTTTGGCGAGAAAACCTTTGCACGTATTCAGAATTTATTTAACGAAGGAGTGGTTCCGGAACAGCAACGTGATGAAGCCGAAACAAAAATGAAAGCAGCCCGCGAGTCGGCAAATGCGGCAAAAGCAGTTTGGCAGAAAGCCGAAAAGGGAGCACGCGAAGAAGACAAAGCGGCTGCAGCAGCCCTTGTAAAAAGAGCGGATGCGGCCATTGAACAAGTAGAAGCCTATCTTGCTGAAACCACAATTAATGCCATTGCCGATGGCGAAGTTTCAGGTATTAATGTTGAACATGGCGAACTGGTGCCCACCGGCTTTCCGGTAGTTACTGTGCTCGATTTGGATAATATTTGGGTAACACTTTTTGTACGCGAAGATTTTCTGAATTATTTTACCATGGGAAGTACTTTTGAGGCCAAATTACCCGGTTTGGAAAATAAAACCTTTGAGTTTAAAGTAAGTTACATTAGTCCGACCGGAAGTTTTGCGCGTTGGAATGCGACAAAGACATCAGGTGAGTTCGATTTAAAATCGTTTGAAATTGAAGCCCGCCCGGTAAAAAAGATAGAGGGTTTACGCCCGGGGATGTCAGTAGTGGTCACTTTGCCTGAAAAACAATAG
- a CDS encoding TolC family protein, producing MIKRKIRRTLLAIIICPFFAVGQNETQLLTFEDAMQIMSEKNPALLRVKQEIQQKEYEVKVKRGLHLPQVSLSAQAVSMSDPLHLDLTPVSEAITPLYNTLGNYGVFSGVPNPDPASNSIVPVLPDDVSTAAVRKQLLEAGEAIEAAEWDQMIQEKNFATVSANFMWPVFTGGKIKGANDAADVQIEMSREDLRKTEGALLSELVTRYYGLALGVQVCDLRKQVLEGMQNHYNDAQKLFDNGMIAKVELLHATVSRNEAERELKMAERNIEIIRSGLAATLSSDSLKQVLPASHLFINKELSDISYWVAKAKSANPQLKQIEGKRELVEIKHKVEKQEYLPTIAMMGNYNIVDKDLSPYAPDWLVGVGMKWTIFNGMARKNNIKASETQYNQVNFAKQKAHNDLEAYLTKLYQELNMQMEQKTELETTLELAEEYLRSTEKAFNEGFATSTSVVDAYTKVVQVKTLRLKVLYEYDVALACFLQTAGIPEDYIAYCSGENTLTDFSE from the coding sequence ATGATAAAAAGGAAAATCCGAAGAACACTGCTGGCAATAATTATTTGCCCTTTTTTTGCAGTGGGACAAAACGAAACGCAGTTGCTAACCTTTGAGGATGCCATGCAGATTATGTCGGAAAAAAATCCGGCTCTATTGCGTGTGAAACAAGAAATTCAGCAAAAGGAATACGAAGTAAAAGTAAAAAGAGGTTTGCATTTGCCACAGGTTTCGTTGAGTGCTCAGGCAGTTTCCATGTCTGATCCGTTGCACCTTGATTTAACTCCGGTAAGTGAAGCCATTACTCCACTTTACAATACGCTGGGTAATTATGGCGTGTTTAGCGGGGTGCCAAATCCCGATCCGGCAAGCAATTCGATAGTACCGGTGTTGCCCGACGATGTAAGTACTGCTGCAGTGCGCAAACAATTACTCGAGGCCGGAGAAGCAATTGAAGCTGCAGAATGGGATCAAATGATTCAGGAGAAAAATTTTGCAACGGTGTCGGCAAATTTTATGTGGCCTGTTTTTACCGGAGGAAAAATTAAAGGAGCCAACGATGCGGCTGATGTTCAAATAGAAATGAGTCGTGAAGATTTGAGAAAAACAGAAGGGGCACTGCTATCCGAACTGGTTACCCGTTATTATGGATTGGCATTGGGTGTTCAGGTTTGCGATCTTCGAAAACAAGTACTGGAAGGAATGCAAAACCATTACAACGATGCACAAAAATTATTCGATAACGGAATGATTGCGAAAGTGGAGCTGTTGCATGCCACTGTTTCCCGGAATGAAGCCGAACGAGAACTAAAAATGGCCGAACGAAATATTGAAATTATTCGTTCGGGACTGGCAGCCACTTTATCCAGCGATTCGTTAAAACAAGTTCTTCCGGCAAGTCATTTATTCATCAATAAAGAACTTTCCGACATTTCGTACTGGGTGGCGAAAGCAAAATCGGCAAATCCGCAATTGAAACAAATTGAAGGCAAAAGAGAGCTGGTTGAGATAAAACATAAAGTGGAAAAACAAGAATATTTACCAACCATTGCAATGATGGGAAACTACAATATTGTAGATAAGGATTTATCGCCTTATGCGCCCGATTGGTTGGTTGGAGTTGGAATGAAATGGACCATTTTTAATGGGATGGCCCGCAAGAACAATATTAAAGCGAGCGAAACTCAGTACAATCAGGTAAACTTTGCAAAACAAAAAGCACACAACGATTTGGAAGCCTATTTAACCAAATTGTACCAGGAGTTGAACATGCAAATGGAGCAAAAAACCGAACTGGAAACCACGCTTGAATTGGCTGAAGAATACCTTCGAAGTACCGAGAAAGCATTTAACGAGGGTTTTGCAACTTCCACATCGGTGGTTGATGCTTATACAAAAGTGGTGCAGGTAAAAACGCTACGATTAAAAGTGTTGTACGAATACGATGTGGCACTGGCCTGCTTTTTACAAACTGCAGGTATTCCGGAAGATTACATTGCCTACTGCTCGGGAGAAAATACGCTAACCGATTTTTCAGAATAA
- a CDS encoding TetR/AcrR family transcriptional regulator, translated as MARITDHKKIERLKQATMKLVVERGFGGASAALIAKEAEVASGYFYMHYKGKYEMVNSILQEVYQEVFGEFEVLIEKELSFSETIETMVRDFVRMANAEPIKVKFLYVLTNDYSFVIDQTIRENTFEIIRKVKEFGQSSNALDTKISEDDLYLILFINTIQYINQRYKNSKQKVKISNADVDHLLYLFNKILR; from the coding sequence ATGGCACGAATTACTGATCATAAAAAAATTGAGCGTTTAAAACAAGCCACCATGAAACTAGTTGTGGAACGCGGATTTGGAGGAGCATCGGCAGCTTTAATTGCAAAAGAAGCCGAAGTGGCTTCGGGTTATTTTTACATGCACTACAAAGGCAAATACGAAATGGTTAATTCCATATTACAGGAAGTGTATCAGGAAGTATTTGGCGAGTTTGAAGTACTGATTGAAAAGGAATTGTCGTTTTCGGAAACCATTGAAACCATGGTGCGCGATTTTGTACGAATGGCAAATGCTGAACCAATTAAAGTCAAATTTTTATATGTACTTACCAATGATTATAGCTTTGTAATCGATCAAACAATTCGTGAAAATACATTTGAAATTATCCGTAAAGTAAAAGAGTTTGGACAGAGCTCGAATGCGCTGGATACTAAAATAAGCGAAGATGATCTGTACCTGATCTTATTTATAAATACCATTCAATACATTAATCAACGCTATAAAAATAGCAAGCAAAAGGTGAAAATCTCCAATGCAGATGTCGATCATCTTTTGTACCTGTTTAACAAGATTTTAAGATAA
- a CDS encoding sugar phosphate isomerase/epimerase has translation MKNRREFLRISTAGTVGVLALGTYACGSGAKKPAEQVAEAVKAATGMGLGLQLYSIRDAMAADAAGSLKKIADMGYKFVEMASYADGKFYGVAPKEFQKMVEDNGMKVVSSHTSVEAEGITTASAQIMADAHAEIGVEYCVQPWIEEKDRNIETYKRMIAEWNKVGEIMKNVGIQFGYHNHNFEFKPTDGMVPYYDVFLKEMDADLITMELDCYWAMKAGQDPVEMFNKYPGRFQLLHFKGMGKEVVEPFYTVDKDDIVSVGAGVANYKRIYDARETAGLKYLFVEDDNQGNGKPFEGVKASIDNINAKLFV, from the coding sequence ATGAAGAATAGAAGAGAATTTCTACGAATATCAACAGCAGGTACGGTTGGTGTTTTGGCACTTGGAACCTACGCTTGCGGTTCGGGCGCAAAAAAACCTGCCGAACAAGTGGCAGAAGCAGTTAAGGCTGCTACAGGAATGGGTCTTGGACTGCAGCTTTATAGTATTCGCGATGCAATGGCAGCGGATGCAGCCGGTTCGTTAAAGAAAATTGCCGACATGGGCTATAAATTTGTTGAGATGGCCTCGTATGCCGATGGCAAATTTTATGGTGTAGCACCAAAAGAATTCCAAAAAATGGTGGAAGACAACGGAATGAAGGTTGTAAGTAGCCATACCAGTGTTGAAGCTGAAGGAATTACTACTGCAAGTGCTCAAATAATGGCCGATGCACATGCCGAAATTGGTGTTGAATACTGTGTTCAGCCTTGGATTGAAGAAAAAGACCGTAACATTGAAACGTACAAAAGAATGATTGCCGAGTGGAATAAAGTTGGTGAGATCATGAAAAATGTAGGTATTCAATTTGGTTACCACAACCATAACTTCGAGTTTAAACCAACCGACGGAATGGTACCATACTACGATGTATTCCTGAAAGAAATGGATGCAGACCTGATTACAATGGAACTGGATTGTTACTGGGCAATGAAAGCTGGTCAGGATCCTGTTGAAATGTTCAATAAATATCCGGGCCGTTTCCAACTACTTCACTTTAAAGGTATGGGGAAAGAAGTTGTTGAGCCATTTTATACAGTAGACAAAGACGATATTGTTTCTGTTGGTGCCGGTGTTGCAAATTACAAACGTATTTACGATGCACGCGAAACTGCAGGTTTGAAATATTTATTTGTTGAAGACGACAACCAGGGTAATGGCAAACCTTTTGAAGGTGTGAAAGCAAGTATCGACAATATTAATGCGAAGCTTTTTGTTTAA
- a CDS encoding patatin-like phospholipase family protein, with translation MNNNKHINSGFILLFTLVFFAFSSHAQNDSLRLEKPKIGLVLSGGGAKGLAHVGVIKVLEEAGIKPDIITGTSMGSIVGSLYAAGYSVDELSWIVKNANWPQLLTDDENLRMVTMLEKRESKKYTFEIPIKEKKINLPAGLIEGQHLESYFSELFWPLSSEQNFDSLPIPFHCMSVDIISGKVVEHSSGDLVKSIRASMSIPTVFSPVHLDSMLLIDGGVIRNFPVQEAINMGADVIIGVYVGYPENIKANEITSMTDILQRSIALAGIVDAREQNPKCDILIVPDLDDFSASDFTKGEAIQQVGENSARLQMKEIKALAKRLDLKLRAVPKISQPKHILISDIEVENLQFLDKEDVIERSGIEKGDSVTFDNIKEAIDYMYGTRYYSKLTYSLKKSEDADGYILVFQVKENPRSMFNFTPNYDDDLGVGMVMNLTLRNMLLPASRFLMSVNVAENPGFSMLLDKKFGQSQRLSDQFFLNTRNYKLPFYEKGERLGNYKHGFFDVGYGIYYAPGLNHHFGAKGFFRSNKLTPKSDLQSIYPEANFKKHLTKEWGYTVFYKLNSTDNLYFPKKGMKLEVLFTHAASTSAKMELKTYNPEQQYFVGEVNTPYATLSLSHNWYKTFAERFTYNFGVGAGLNTDNPGTYGIFMLGGTQFEDLYVFKNFVGYNFAEVYAYNYSFIKSGLNVELASGLFLSGTVNAGNFADTYDDLFANFTHHSLTDYYWGYNIGLKFLSVIGPVQLLVSDNNKDSKTRFHFSVGFPF, from the coding sequence GTGAATAACAACAAGCATATTAATTCTGGCTTTATACTGCTATTTACCTTGGTGTTTTTTGCTTTTAGCAGCCATGCACAAAATGATAGTTTACGGCTTGAAAAACCTAAAATTGGTTTGGTATTAAGTGGAGGCGGTGCAAAAGGATTGGCACATGTTGGTGTAATAAAAGTTTTGGAGGAAGCCGGTATAAAACCCGACATTATAACAGGTACCAGCATGGGAAGTATTGTTGGGAGTTTGTATGCTGCCGGTTATTCGGTAGATGAATTATCCTGGATTGTAAAGAATGCCAATTGGCCCCAACTTTTAACCGACGACGAGAATTTACGAATGGTTACCATGCTCGAAAAACGGGAATCAAAAAAATATACATTTGAAATTCCGATTAAAGAAAAGAAAATCAACCTGCCTGCCGGATTGATTGAAGGCCAGCATCTTGAGAGCTATTTCTCCGAGCTTTTCTGGCCACTGTCTTCGGAGCAGAATTTCGATAGTTTACCCATCCCGTTTCATTGCATGTCCGTTGATATTATTTCAGGTAAAGTTGTGGAACACAGTTCCGGCGATCTGGTAAAATCCATTCGTGCCAGTATGTCGATACCAACCGTTTTTTCGCCGGTGCACCTGGATTCAATGTTACTGATTGATGGAGGCGTAATTCGTAACTTCCCGGTGCAGGAGGCTATTAACATGGGTGCTGATGTTATTATTGGTGTGTATGTTGGGTACCCCGAAAATATTAAGGCGAATGAAATAACATCGATGACAGATATACTGCAACGGTCGATCGCATTGGCAGGAATAGTTGATGCCCGCGAGCAAAATCCGAAATGCGATATTTTAATTGTTCCTGATTTGGATGATTTCAGTGCAAGCGATTTTACCAAAGGGGAAGCCATTCAGCAAGTGGGAGAAAATTCGGCCCGGCTCCAAATGAAAGAGATAAAGGCACTTGCCAAAAGATTGGATCTGAAACTGAGAGCCGTTCCCAAAATCAGTCAGCCAAAACATATTCTAATTAGTGATATTGAAGTTGAAAATTTGCAGTTTCTCGATAAGGAAGATGTTATAGAAAGATCGGGTATTGAAAAAGGCGATTCGGTAACCTTCGACAATATTAAGGAAGCCATAGACTATATGTATGGCACCCGCTATTATAGTAAACTCACGTATTCCTTAAAAAAGAGCGAGGATGCGGACGGTTATATTTTGGTTTTTCAGGTAAAAGAAAATCCTCGTTCGATGTTTAATTTTACTCCAAACTACGACGATGATTTAGGGGTTGGAATGGTAATGAACCTTACTTTGCGAAATATGCTGCTGCCCGCTTCACGCTTTTTGATGAGTGTAAATGTGGCCGAAAATCCCGGATTTAGCATGTTGCTGGATAAAAAATTTGGACAGAGTCAGCGTTTATCCGATCAGTTTTTTCTAAATACAAGAAATTACAAATTGCCATTTTACGAAAAAGGAGAACGTTTGGGAAATTACAAACACGGTTTTTTTGATGTTGGATATGGCATTTATTATGCGCCCGGATTAAACCATCACTTTGGAGCAAAGGGATTTTTCCGGTCGAACAAACTAACTCCCAAATCAGATTTGCAAAGTATTTATCCCGAAGCGAATTTTAAAAAACACCTTACAAAGGAATGGGGCTACACTGTATTTTACAAACTAAATTCCACCGATAATTTGTATTTCCCCAAAAAAGGAATGAAACTCGAAGTTTTGTTTACACACGCTGCCAGTACCAGTGCAAAAATGGAGTTAAAGACATACAACCCCGAGCAGCAGTATTTTGTAGGTGAGGTAAACACTCCTTATGCCACCTTAAGTTTAAGCCACAACTGGTACAAAACATTTGCTGAACGGTTTACGTATAATTTTGGCGTTGGTGCTGGACTAAATACCGACAACCCGGGAACCTACGGAATTTTTATGCTGGGCGGCACCCAGTTTGAAGACCTGTACGTATTTAAAAATTTTGTGGGCTATAATTTTGCCGAAGTTTACGCCTATAATTATTCGTTCATAAAATCCGGGTTGAATGTTGAGCTGGCTTCGGGACTGTTTTTGTCGGGGACAGTAAATGCAGGTAATTTTGCCGATACCTACGACGATTTGTTTGCTAATTTTACGCACCATTCGTTAACCGATTATTACTGGGGCTACAACATTGGCCTTAAATTTTTATCGGTTATTGGGCCGGTACAACTGCTTGTTTCCGATAATAACAAGGACAGTAAAACGCGTTTCCATTTTAGTGTAGGTTTTCCATTTTAA
- a CDS encoding LytTR family DNA-binding domain-containing protein — protein MRIIIVEDELHNYRLLRGMVEKLRPEWEIVEWFESVNSTVAWLNTNPAPDLIFMDIQLTDGISFSIFDAVKVESMVIFTTAYDEYALRAFQVNSVDYLLKPIKESKLQQAIEKLENIFLNTEKEHSEAPDYHQILEAITKGEKKYRKRFLVSGVTSYFKLDVDDIAWFITENRVTTAYTFDGKAHIIDLTIEKLEEQIDPELFFRTNRSTIVNVNAIRKFENHFGGKLILRLIHPFDEPITISRLKAGEFKEWVGK, from the coding sequence ATGAGAATAATTATTGTTGAAGACGAACTACACAATTACCGGCTGCTTCGGGGAATGGTTGAAAAATTACGCCCCGAATGGGAAATCGTAGAATGGTTTGAAAGTGTAAACAGCACAGTTGCCTGGTTAAATACTAATCCGGCGCCTGACCTTATTTTTATGGACATTCAGCTTACCGACGGCATTAGCTTTTCAATCTTCGATGCAGTAAAGGTAGAAAGTATGGTAATTTTTACCACCGCTTACGACGAATACGCTTTACGTGCATTTCAGGTAAACAGTGTAGACTATTTGTTAAAACCAATTAAGGAGAGTAAACTTCAGCAGGCCATTGAAAAACTCGAAAATATTTTTCTTAATACGGAGAAAGAACACAGTGAGGCTCCCGATTATCATCAAATACTTGAGGCCATTACAAAGGGAGAAAAAAAATACAGAAAACGTTTTTTGGTGAGTGGAGTAACATCTTATTTTAAACTTGATGTGGATGATATTGCCTGGTTTATAACCGAAAACAGAGTAACAACAGCATATACTTTCGATGGGAAAGCACACATCATTGATTTAACCATCGAAAAATTAGAAGAACAAATTGATCCGGAATTGTTTTTCCGAACCAACCGAAGTACAATCGTAAATGTGAATGCAATTCGAAAATTCGAAAATCACTTTGGGGGAAAACTTATTCTACGTTTAATACATCCTTTCGACGAACCAATTACAATAAGCCGATTAAAGGCCGGCGAGTTTAAAGAATGGGTGGGGAAATAA
- a CDS encoding histidine kinase, translating into MKCLDLHSKKKLALAVRLPSYKPGNVIIRFVIISIIAVGVLNLITFIVGTSEHTTKPASFYYITIIIAFNLVAEFQIILDTILERFLPVPKKLKLRLAIQLVLGLLVLLLVMKGLMFFIEPELLEEHSRPGIFMGLLMGLLFVQMTASSLAVARFTQKWLDSQEQIAEMKREKLRMDYNSLQDQLNPHFLFNNLSVLKSLIIYDQSTALEFTENFTDVYRYVLQSKDKRLVKLSEEFEFIESYIGLHKERLGAGIEVKSAILEQDLEKEIAPLTLQLLVENAIKHNVTSKESPLKIEITTDAKFLIVSNSLNLRASSYSTKTGLRNLVKRYEMLTSEEIVVQYDEERFEVKIPML; encoded by the coding sequence ATGAAGTGTTTAGACCTACATAGTAAAAAGAAACTGGCATTGGCAGTGCGATTGCCGAGCTATAAACCGGGAAATGTTATAATCCGGTTTGTAATAATCAGTATAATCGCTGTCGGGGTATTAAATCTTATTACCTTCATTGTTGGTACTTCCGAGCATACAACCAAACCTGCATCTTTTTATTACATCACTATCATTATTGCATTTAATCTTGTAGCAGAATTTCAGATTATACTTGATACCATTTTGGAACGATTTTTACCGGTTCCCAAGAAACTGAAGTTGCGTTTAGCGATACAATTAGTGCTGGGATTATTGGTTTTACTTTTGGTAATGAAAGGATTGATGTTTTTTATTGAACCTGAACTGCTGGAAGAACATTCACGACCAGGGATTTTTATGGGATTACTGATGGGCTTATTATTTGTGCAAATGACGGCAAGTTCGCTGGCAGTAGCCCGGTTTACACAGAAATGGCTCGACTCGCAGGAGCAAATTGCAGAAATGAAACGCGAAAAATTGCGTATGGATTACAACTCTTTGCAAGATCAGTTGAATCCTCATTTTCTCTTTAACAATTTGAGCGTACTTAAATCATTGATTATTTACGACCAAAGCACTGCACTTGAATTTACCGAGAATTTTACCGATGTGTACCGCTACGTTTTACAAAGCAAAGACAAACGACTTGTAAAACTGAGTGAAGAGTTTGAATTTATTGAATCGTATATTGGCTTGCACAAGGAACGATTGGGAGCAGGCATAGAAGTTAAAAGTGCTATTCTGGAGCAAGATCTTGAAAAGGAAATTGCGCCGTTAACTTTGCAGCTTTTGGTGGAGAATGCCATTAAACACAATGTTACCAGTAAAGAAAGTCCATTAAAAATTGAAATTACTACCGATGCAAAATTTTTAATTGTGTCGAATAGTCTGAATCTTAGAGCTTCTTCGTATTCAACCAAAACAGGTTTAAGAAATCTTGTAAAACGGTATGAAATGCTGACATCGGAAGAGATTGTTGTGCAGTATGACGAAGAGAGATTTGAAGTTAAAATTCCCATGTTATAA